In Bos javanicus breed banteng chromosome 2, ARS-OSU_banteng_1.0, whole genome shotgun sequence, the following proteins share a genomic window:
- the B3GNT7 gene encoding UDP-GlcNAc:betaGal beta-1,3-N-acetylglucosaminyltransferase 7 has translation MSLWKRTVYKSVCLSLALLVAVTVFQRSLTPGQFLQEPPPASLRQQKAQKPSGLLVNPDSFWKSAKEVVTPTPVVSRRPQAWDVNTTNCSANVNLTHQSWFQGLEPHFQQFLLYRHCRYFPMLLNHPEKCSGDVYLLVVVKSIIAQHDRREAIRQTWGREQESAGRGRGAVRTLFLLGKASKPEEQSHYQQLLAYEDRIYGDILQWDFLDSFFNLTLKEIHFLKWLDIYCPDVRFVFKGDDDVFVNPTNLLEFLADRRPQEDLFVGDILHHARPIRRKDSKYYIPGILYNQNSYPPYAGGGGFLMAGGLAQRLHHSCDTLELYPIDDVFLGMCLEVLGVRPMAHEGFKTFGISRNRNSRMNKEPCFFRSMLVVHKLLPTELLAMWELVHGNLTCSRKLQVL, from the exons ATGTCTCTGTG GAAGAGAACCGTCTACAAGAGCGTGTGCCTGTCCCTGGCCTTGCTCGTGGCCGTAACAGTATTCCAGCGCAGTCTGACTCCCGGCCAGTTTCTGCAGGAGCCCCCGCCAGCCTCCCTCAGGCAACAGAAGGCCCAGAAACCCAGCGGACTCCTGGTGAACCCTGACAGCTTCTGGAAGAGCGCGAAGGAGGTGGTCACCCCCACTCCCGTGGTTTCACGGAGGCCCCAGGCCTGGGACGTGAACACCACTAACTGCTCAGCCAATGTAAACTTAACCCACCAATCCTGGTTCCAGGGCCTGGAGCCACACTTCCAGCAGTTTCTATTGTATCGCCACTGCCGCTACTTTCCCATGCTGCTCAACCATCCGGAGAAGTGCAGCGGTGATGTGTACCTGCTGGTGGTCGTCAAGTCTATCATTGCGCAGCATGACCGCCGCGAGGCCATCCGCCAGACCTGGGGCCGCGAGCAGGAGTCGGCGGGCAGGGGCCGAGGTGCGGTGCGCACTCTCTTCCTGCTGGGCAAAGCCTCCAAGCCGGAGGAGCAGTCCCACTACCAGCAGCTGCTAGCCTACGAGGACCGCATCTACGGGGACATCCTGCAATGGGACTTCCTCGACAGCTTCTTCAACCTGACCCTCAAGGAGATCCACTTCCTCAAGTGGCTCGACATCTACTGCCCTGATGTCCGCTTTGTCTTCAAGGGCGATGACGATGTCTTCGTCAACCCCACCAACCTGCTGGAATTTCTGGCCGACCGGCGGCCCCAGGAGGACCTGTTTGTGGGCGACATTCTGCATCACGCCCGACCCATCCGCCGGAAGGATAGCAAGTACTACATCCCCGGAATCTTGTACAACCAGAACAGTTACCCACCCTACGCAGGTGGAGGGGGCTTCCTTATGGCCGGGGGACTGGCCCAGCGCCTGCACCACAGCTGCGATACCCTGGAGCTTTACCCCATCGACGATGTCTTCCTGGGCATGTGCCTGGAGGTGCTGGGCGTGCGGCCCATGGCCCACGAGGGCTTCAAGACTTTCGGCATCTCCAGGAATCGCAACAGCCGCATGAACAAGGAGCCCTGCTTCTTCCGCTCCATGCTTGTCGTGCACAAGCTGCTGCCCACCGAGCTGCTGGCCATGTGGGAGCTGGTGCATGGCAACCTCACCTGCTCCCGCAAGCTCCAGGTGCTCTGA